ACATCGCGTTCCTGCGGGAGAAGACCAGCGGCTGAGGCCCCACACTGGCATTACACCTCTTGTTCGGTTGTCGAAAAAGTGTAACATCGACACCATGTCAGATACGCATGTCGTCACCAACCAGGTTCCGCCCCTGGAGAACTACAACCCCGCGACCTCCGCGGTGCTCGTCGAGGCGCTGATCCGCGAGGGCGGTCAGTGGGGCTTGGATGAGGTGAATGAGGTGGGGGCGCTTTCTGCCAGCCGCGACGCGCAGCGGTGGGGCGAGCTCGCCGACCGCAACCGACCCATCCTGCACACCCACGACCGCCACGGGCACCGCGTCGATGAGGTGGAGTACGACCCGGCCTACCACGAGCTGATGCGCGCCGCCATCGGCCACGGCATGCACGCCGCACCATGGGCCGATCCAAGGCCGGGCGCGCACGTGGTGCGGGCCGCCAAGACCTCGGTGTGGACGGTGGAGCCGGGCCACATGTGCCCGATCTCGATGACATACGCCGTCGTCCCGGCGCTGCGCCACAACCCCGAACTGGCAAAGGTTTACGAGCCGTTGCTGACCAGCCGCACCTACGACCCGGAGCTCAGGCCGGCCACCACGAAGGCCGGCATCACCGCGGGCATGTCGATGACCGAGAAACAGGGCGGTTCCGACGTGCGCGCCGGCACCACCCAGGCAACCCCCAACGGCCCCAACGCTGATGGCAGCTACAGCCTGACCGGTCACAAGTGGTTCACCTCGGCGCCGATGTGCGACATCTTCCTGGTGCTGGCGCAGGCGCCGGGCGGGCTGTCGTGCTTCCTGCTACCGCGGGTGCTGCCCGACGGCACCCGCAACCGGATGTTCCTGCAGCGGCTCAAGGACAAGCTCGGCAACCACGCCAACGCCTCCAGCGAGGTCGAATACGACGGCGCCATCGCGTGGTTGGTCGGCGAGGAGGGCCGCGGCGTGCCGACCATCATCGAGATGGTCAACCTCACCCGGCTGGACTGCACCCTGGGCAGTGCGACCAGCATGCGTACCGGCCTGACCCGCGCCATCCACCACGCCCAGCATCGAAAGGCGTTCGGCGCCTACCTGATTGACCAGCCACTGATGCGCAACGTGCTGGCCGACCTGGCCGTGGAGGCCGAGGCCGCCACGATGGTCGCGATGCGGATGGCCGGCGCCACCGACAACGCGGTGCGCGGAGACCAGCAAGAAGCGCTGCTGCGCCGCATCGGCCTGGCGGCCAGCAAGTACTGGGTGTGCAAGCGCGCCACCCCGCACGCCGCCGAGGCGCTGGAGTGCCTGGGCGGCAACGGCTATGTCGAGGATTCCGGCATGCCGCGGCTGTACCGGGAGGCGCCGCTGATGGGCATCTGGGAGGGCTCGGGCAACGTCAGTGCGCTGGACACGCTGCGGGCCATGGCAACTCGCCCCGAATGCGTCGAGGTGTTGTTCGCCGAACTCGCCGAGAGCGCGGGCCAGGATCCGCGGCTGGGCGTCCACGTCGAGCGGCTGCGGCAAGACCTGACCGACCTGGACACCATCCAATACCGCGCCCGCAAGGTCGCCGAGGATATCGCCCTGGCGCTGCAGGGCTCGCTGCTGGTGCGCCACGGGCATCCCGCCGTCGCCGAGGCATTCCTGACCACCCGGCTCGACGGCCGGTGGGGTGGGGCGTTCGGCACCATGCCGGCCGGACTGGACTTGGCGCCCATCTTGGAGCGGGCCCTGGTAAAGGGCTGAGCCGCAACATGACTCACGCGATCAGGCCGGTCGACTTCGATAACCTGAAAACGATGACCTACGAGGTCACCGATCGGGTTGCGCGGATCACCTTCAACCGGCCGGAGAAGGGCAACGCGATCGTCGCCGACACCCCGCTGGAGCTCTCGGCGCTCGTGGAGCGCGCCGACCTCGATCCCGATGTGCACGTCATCCTGGTGTCGGGGCGCGGCGAGGGCTTCTGCGCGGGTTTCGACCTCTCCGCCTACGCCGATCGCACCGGCCCGGCCGGCGACGCGGATCTTAAAGGTGCCTACCGGGGCACCGTGCTGGACGGCAAGACGCAGGCCGTCAACCACCTGCCGAACCAGCCATGGGACCCGATGATCGACTACCAGATGATGAGCCGGTTCGTGCGCGGGTTCTCCAGCCTGATGCACGCCGACAAGCCGACGGTGGTCAAGATCCACGGCTACTGCGTGGCCGGCGGCGCCGACATCGCGCTGCACGCCGACCAGGTGATCGCCGCCGCCGACGCTAAGATCGGCTACCCGCCTACGCGGGTGTGGGGCGTCCCGGCGGCCGGCCTGTGGGCGCACCGGCTCGGCGACCAGCGCGCCAAACGCCTGCTGCTTACCGGCGATTGCATCACCGGAAAGCAGGCCGCCGAGTGGGGCCTGGCGGTCGAGGCCCCGGACCCGAAGGACCTCGACGAGCGCACCGAGCGGCTCGTGCAGCGGATCGCCGCGGTGCCGGTCAACCAGCTGATCATGGTCAAGCTCGCGCTCAATTCCGCTCTGCTGCAACAGGGTATAGCCACCAGCAGGATGGTCGGCACCGTGTTCGACGGCGTCGCCCGGCACACGCCCGAGGGGCACGCGTTCGTCGCCGACGCCGTCGAGCACGGCTTCCGCGAAGCGGTCAAGCACCGCGACGAGCCGTTCGGCGACTACGGCCGCAAGGCGTCACGGGGGTAAGCGCATGCCGAACATGACGGCCCGGTCGGTGGTGCTCAGCGTGCTGCTTGGCGCCCATCCGGCGTGGGCGAGCGCCAGCGAATTGATCAGGCTGACAGCAGATTTCGGCATCAAGGAGACGACGTTGCGGGTCGTGCTGACCCGCATGGTCGGCGCCGGCGACCTGGTCCGCTCCGCCGACGGCTACCGGCTCTCGGATCGCCTGCTGGCCCGCCAGCGCCGTCAGGACGAGGCCATCGACCCACGGGTCCGGGCCTGGCGCGGGGACTGGCTCGTGCTGATCGTCACCAGCGTGGGCACCGACGCCCGCACCCGGGCCACGCTGCGAACTACCATGCACGACAAGCGATTCGGTGAACTGCGCGAAGGGGTGTGGATGCGGCCCGACAACCTCGACCTCGACCTGGGCCCCGATGTCGCGGCCCGCGTGCGGGTGCTCAGGGCGCGCGACGACGCGCCGGATCAGCTGGCCGGCGAGCTGTGGGACCTGCCCGCGTGGGCGGAAACCGGCCAGCGGCTGCTCGACGAGATGGCCCAGGCGACAGACATTCCCGGTCGGTTTGTGGTGGCCGCGGGGATGGTGCGCCATCTGCTCACCGACCCGATGCTGCCCGACGAGCTGTTGCCCGCCGACTGGCCCGGCGCCCGGCTGCGCCGGGCTTACCACGACTTCGCCACTGAGCTGATGGAACAACGCGAACCAACCCGACTGGTGGAGGCGACATGAGCGATCCGGTGCGCATAGAGCGCAATGGCCCGGTGACCACGGTGATCATCAACCGGCCCGCGGCGCGCAATGCCGTCAACGGCCCGACGGCCGCGGCGCTGTACGCTGCGTTCGAGGAGTTCGACCGCGACGACGGCGCCTCGGTGGCCGTGCTGTGGGGCGATGGCGGAACCTTTTGTGCGGGAGCCGATTTGAAGGCCTTCGGCACACCCGAGGCCAACGCCGTGCACCGGACGGGCCCCGGCCCGATGGGTCCGACGCGGATGGTGCTGTCCAAACCGGTGATCGCCGCGGTCAGCGGCCACGCCGTCGCCGGGGGTCTCGAACTGGCCATCTGGTGTGACCTGCGGGTGGCCGAAGAAGACGCCGTGTTCGGGGTGTTCTGCCGGCGCTGGGGGGTGCCACTGATCGACGGCGGGACCGTGCGGCTGCCCCGGCTGATCGGGCACAGCCGCGCGATGGACCTGATTCTCACCGGCCGCGCCGTAAAGGCCGACGAAGCGCTAACGATCGGGTTGGCCAACCGGGTCGTGCCCAAGGGCCAAGCGCGAAGGGCGGCCGAGGAACTGGCGGCTCAGCTCGCGGCGCTGCCCCAGCAGTGCCTGCGGTCGGATCGGCTGTCGGCGCTACGTCAGTGGGGGACAACGGAATCCGATGCGCTCGATCTCGAGTTCGCCAGCATTTCCCGGGTCGCCGCCGAGGCGGTGGCAGGGGCCGGGCGGTTCGCCGCGGGCGCGGGCCGTCACGGCGCGCCGGCGAGTTAGTCGGTCCCGTCAGCTGCCCTTGTTGATGGTGTTGCCCGAGCCGAGGTTGTCGACCTTGGGATCACCGTCCTTGTAGGTGATGGTGTTGTCGAGCCCCACCACGCTGATGCGCGTGTTGACCTTGTCGAGGGTGATCTTGTTGTTGGCGCCACCGATCGTCACCGTCGCGCAGGTGCCGGTGACGGTGAGCGTGTTGTTCGAGCCGCCGACGTTCAGCGACTTGCCGTCGGCGCAATCGAGGGTGGCGGTGGTCCCCATCGACCCGTAGTTCAGCGTGTTGCCGATCTCGACCGACGCGGTGGTGCTTGCGCCGCTCGTGCTCGTCGGTGCGGCCGCGCCGCTCGTCGTCGCGGTGGTGCTCTTTGTCGTCGCGGTGGTGCCCCCGGGCGGGTTGGCCGTCGAACTGCACCCCGCCAGCACCAGCGCCGCCACGGCCGGCGCCAGGGCGAGCGCGGCCAGCCTGGGCGAGTCAGTCGGGTGGGCGCGCATCATCCCGGTACCTGCTGCAGCCGGTTGGTCATGCCCAGCTCGCGGCCGCGGTCCCAAATGAACGGCGCACCGTTGTGGTAGAACACCGTCTCGTCCCAGCCGTAGGCGGTGATGTCGTGCGTGATCGAGTCGGCGACCACGGTGTTGGACGAGCCCATTACCGTCACGGCCCAGCAGTTCCCCAACGCGGTGATCCTATTGCTCGTGCCATTGACGACCAGCGTGGCATCGTTGCAGTCCAGCGTCTGTTCGAGGCCCTGCCCGGTGACGTGGGTGTCGCCGTTCTTGGCGTGTGCGGCCGGCGCCGGGGCCGCCACAGAGGCCGCGACGGCGATGGCACACGTAGCCAGCGATCCAGCGACGGTTGTCCAGTTCACTGCGGGCCCCCTTCGAGACGGGTGAATCTGCTCGAATGAGACTACGTGCATTTGCCCGCTCGATGGCAGAGTTATTTGCATTTCTGGGTCCCAGCGCCGGGCTGGTTTCACGGCCGCCGTCAACTAGAGTCATTAGTTAGCCGCTGCGTCCACCGCGAAACGGCGGTGACCCACCCGATCCTCAGTCGAAGGGCGATCCCCATGGCAGCTCCGGAACGGTCGTCGGCGGCTGGGCGCCAGCGCCCGGGGAAATCGGCCTCCCGCCCGGCCAAACTGAGCCGCGAGGGCATCGTGGAGGGCGCGCTGGCCTTCCTGGACCGGGAGGGCTGGGACTCGCTGACCATCAACGCGTTGGCCACGCAGCTGGGGACCAAGGGACCGTCGCTGTACAACCACGTGGACAGCCTGGAGGACCTGCGCCGCGCGGTGCGGATCAGGGTCATCGACGACATCATCACGATGCTGAACAGGGTGGGGGAGGGCCGCGCCCGCGATGACGCCGTGCTGGTCATGGCCGGCGCCTACCGCAGCTACGCCCATCACCACCCCGGCCGGTACTCGGCGTTCACCCGGATGCCGCTGGACGGTGACGACCCGGAGTACACGGCGGCCACCAGGGGTGCGGCCGCCCCGGTGATCGCCGTGCTGTCCTCCTACGGTCTCGGTGGTGACGAGGCGTTCTACGCGGCGCTGGAATTCTGGTCCGCACTGCACGGTTTTGTGCTGCTGGAAATGACCGGCGTGATGGACGACATCGACACCGACGCGCTGTTCTCCGACATGGTGCTGCGGCTGGCTCGGGGTTTGGAGAGCCTGGAGAGGCGCACCGCCCAGCACGGTGCCGCACAGAAGTAGGAGACCGGCCGCCGCTTTGACCTGCGAGACCGGCGACGGGTATCGTGGTAGCTCGTGCCTGGCGGCTTACGGCGCCTGACGTAAGGAAGTGGATGCCGGGCGAATTCGCATGTCCACGATGCACGGATGGCTCCGGTGCTCGGCGCATGCGACACGCCAGGCCGCGGGGGAGTGCTTGAACCCCGAGAAGGGGCATAACCGCAGTACAGAGACTTGACATATAACGCCAACACAGAAAGCCGGTAGATGCCAACCATTCAGCAGCTGGTCCGCAAGGGTCGTCGGGACAAGATCGGCAAGGTCAAGACCGCGGCCCTGAAGGGCAGCCCGCAGCGCCGTGGCGTATGCACCCGCGTGTACACCACCACGCCGAAGAAGCCGAACTCGGCGCTTCGGAAGGTCGCGCGCGTGAAGCTGACGAGCCAGGTCGAGGTCACGGCCTACATTCCCGGCGAGGGCCACAACCTGCAGGAGCACTCGATGGTGCTGGTGCGTGGCGGCCGGGTCAAGGACCTGCCCGGCGTGCGGTACAAGATCATCCGCGGTTCGCTCGACACCCAGGGCGTCAAGAACCGCAAGCAGGCTCGCAGCCGTTACGGCGCCAAGAAGGAGAAGAGCTGATGCCGCGCAAGGGGCCCGCGCCCAAGCGTCCGTTGGTCAATGACCCCGTGTACGGGTCGCAGCTGGTGACCCAGCTGGTGAACAAGGTTTTGCTCAAGGGGAAGAAATCGTTGGCCGAGCGCATTGTTTATGGTGCGCTCGAACAAGCCCGCGACAAGACCGGGACCGATCCGGTGATCACCCTCAAGCGCGCCCTCGACAACGTCAAGCCGGCCCTGGAGGTCCGCAGCCGCCGCGTCGGCGGTGCGACCTATCAGGTGCCCGTCGAGGTGCGTCCGGACCGGTCCACGACGCTGGCGCTGCGCTGGCTTGTCAGCTTTTCGCGGCAACGCCGGGAAAAGACCATGATCGAGCGGCTGGCAAACGAGATCCTGGATGCCAGCAACGGCCTCGGGGCCTCCGTCAAACGGCGTGAGGACACCCACAAGATGGCCGAGGCCAACCGCGCCTTTGCACATTATCGCTGGTAGGCGCGCACCGGCGCCAATTGGCAGAGTGGCCGGGCGCAACTGACAGCGAACCAAGCAACCGAAAGAGTGGGAAGACTTCTGTGGCACAGAAGGACGTGCTGACCGACCTGAGCAAGGTCCGAAACTTCGGCATCATGGCACACATCGATGCCGGTAAAACCACGACTACCGAGCGGATCCTGTACTACACGGGCATCAACTACAAGATCGGTGAGGTCCACGACGGCGCCGCCACCATGGACTGGATGGAGCAGGAGCAGGAACGCGGGATCACCATCACCTCCGCGGCCACCACGACGTTCTGGAAGGGCAACCAGCTCAACATCATCGACACGCCGGGACACGTGGATTTCACCGTCGAGGTGGAGCGCAACCTGCGCGTGCTCGACGGGGCCGTCGCCGTGTTCGACGGCAAGGAGGGCGTCGAACCGCAGTCCGAGCAGGTCTGGCGGCAGGCCGACAAGTACGACGTCCCCCGCATCTGCTTCGTCAACAAGATGGACAAGGTCGGCGCCGACTTCTACTTCTCGGTCCGCACCATGGAGGAGCGGCTCGGGGCCAACGCCGTGCCGATCCAGCTGCCCATCGGCTCCGAGTCCGACTTCGAGGGCGTCATCGACCTGGTGGAGATGAACGCCAAGGTGTGGCGCGGCGAGACCAAGCTGGGCGAGACCTACGACACCGTGGAAATACCCAGCGATCTCGTCGAACTCGCCGAGGAGTACCGCACCAAGCTGCTGGAGATCGTCGCGGAGACCGATGAGGAACTGCTGGAGAAGTACCTCGGCGGCGAAGAGCTCACCGTCGAGGAGATCAAGGGCGCGATCCGCAAGCTGACGATCTCCTCCGAGATCTACCCGGTGCTGTGCGGCAGCGCGTTCAAGAACAAGGGCGTGCAGCCGATGCTCGACGCCGTGGTGGACTACCTGCCGTCGCCGCTGGACGTTCCGCCGGCGGTCGGGCACGTGCCCGGCAAGGAGGACGAGGAGGTGGTGCGCCACGCGACCACCGACGAGCCCTTCTCGGCGCTGGCCTTCAAGATCGCCACGCACCCGTTCTTCGGCAAGCTCACCTACATCCGGGTGTACTCCGGCAAGGTCGACTCGGGCGCTCAGGTTATCAACGCCACCAAGGGCAAGAAGGAGCGGCTGGGCAAGCTGTTCCAGATGCACTCCAACAAGGAGAACCCGGTGGAGACGGCATCGGCGGGCCACATCTACGCGGTGATCGGCCTCAAGGACACCACCACCGGCGACACCCTGAGCGACCCCAACCACCAGATCGTGCTGGAGTCGATGACGTTCCCGGACCCGGTCATCGAGGTGGCCATCGAGCCCAAGACGAAGAGCGACCAGGAGAAGCTGAGCCTGTCGATCCAGAAGCTGGCCGAGGAGGACCCGACCTTCAAGGTGCACCTGGACTCCGAGACGGGTCAGACCGTGATCGGCGGCATGGGCGAGCTGCACCTGGACATCCTGGTGGACCGCATGCGCCGCGAATTCAAGGTCGAGGCCAATGTCGGCAAGCCGCAGGTGGCGTACAAGGAGACGATCCGCCGCAAGGTGGAGCACGTCGAGTACACCCACAAGAAGCAGACCGGCGGCTCGGGTCAGTTCGCAAAGGTCATCATTGCGCTCGAGCCGTTCACCGGCGAGGACGGCGCGACCTACGAGTTCGAGAACAAGGTCACCGGTGGGCGGGTGCCCCGCGAGTACATCCCGTCGGTGGACGCGGGTGCGCAGGACGCCATGCAGTACGGCGTGCTGGCCGGCTACCCGCTGGTCAACCTCAAGGTCACGCTGGAAGACGGCGCGTTCCACGAGGTGGACTCGTCCGAAATGGCATTCAAGATCGCCGGCTCCCACGTGCTGAAAAAGGCCGCCGCCCAAGCACAGCCGGTGATCCTGGAACCGATCATGGCCGTCGAGGTCACCACGCCCGAGGACTACATGGGCGACGTGATCGGCGACCTGAACTCCCGCCGTGGCCAGATTCAGGCCATGGAGGAGCGGGCGGGTGCGCGCGTCGTGAAGGCGCACGTGCCGCTGTCGGAGATGTTCGGCTACGTCGGCGACCTGCGGTCCAAGACCCAAGGCCGGGCGAACTACTCCATGGTGTTCGACTCGTACGCCGAAGTGCCGGTGAACGTGTCGAAGGAGATCATCGCGAAGGCGACGGGTCAGTAAAGATCTGTTCGTGGAGTAACCTTGCCGGGTCACGGAATGCCTTGGGCGCGGCACAACTGAAAACATCAACACTGCTTAACAAAGCACCAACAAGTCGGAGGACACAAAAGTGGCGAAGGCGAAGTTCCAGCGGACCAAGCCCCACGTCAACATCGGGACCATCGGTCACGTTGACCACGGCAAGACCACACTGACCGCGGCTATCACCAAGGTCCTGCACGATAAGTTTCCTGACCTCAACGAGTCGAAGGCGTTCGACCAGATCGACAACGCGCCCGAGGAGCGTCAGCGCGGTATCACGATCAACATCGCGCACGTGGAGTACCAGACCGACAAGCGTCACTACGCGCACGTCGACGCCCCTGGTCACGCCGACTACATCAAGAACATGATCACCGGCGCGGCCCAGATGGACGGCGCGATCCTGGTGGTGGCGGCGACCGACGGCCCCATGCCGCAGACCCGTGAGCACGTGCTGCTGGCCCGTCAGGTCGGCGTGCCCTACATCCTGGTCGCGCTGAACAAGGCCGACGCCGTGGACGACGAGGAGCTGCTCGAGCTCGTCGAGCTGGAGGTCCGCGAGCTGCTGGCCGCCCAGGAGTTCGACGAGGACGCCCCCGTCGTGCGGGTTTCGGCGCTCAAGGCGCTCGAGGGCGACGCGAAATGGGTCGCGTCCGTCGAGGAGCTGATGAACGCGGTCGACGAGTCGATCCCGGACCCGGTCCGCGACACCGACAAGCCGTTCCTGATGCCCGTCGAGGACGTCTTCACGATCACCGGCCGCGGCACCGTGGTCACCGGTCGTGTGGAGCGCGGCGTCATCAACGTGAACGAGGAAGTCGAGATCGTCGGCATCAAGCCGACCAGCACCAAGACGACCGTCACCGGTGTGGAGATGTTCCGCAAGCTGCTCGACCAGGGGCAGGCCGGCGACAACGTCGGGCTGTTGCTGCGCGGTGTCAAGCGCGAGGACGTCGAGCGCGGCCAGGTCGTCACCAAGCCCGGCACCACCACGCCGCACACCGAGTTCGAGGGCCAGGTCTACATCCTGTCCAAGGACGAGGGCGGCCGGCACACGCCGTTCTTCAACAACTACCGTCCGCAGTTCTACTTCCGCACCACCGACGTGACCGGTGTGGTGACGCTGCCGGAGGGCACCGAGATGGTGATGCCCGGTGACAACACCAACATCTCGGTGAAGCTGATCCAGCCCGTCGCCATGGACGAGGGTCTGCGGTTCGCGATCCGCGAGGGCGGCCGCACCGTCGGCGCCGGCCGGGTCACCAAGATCATCAAGTAGGTCGAGCCGGATTCAGTCACGGAGGCGACTTAGAACACGTTTCAGTTCCGCTGTAGCCTGTCTGGGTGGCTGCACAAGGTGGATCACTGCAAGGACGGGTGGCGTTCGTGACCGGCGCCGCCCGTGCCCAGGGGCGGTCGCACGCGGTGCGGCTTGCCCGCGAAGGCGCCGACGTCATCGCGCTGGATATCTGCGCGCCGGCGTCCGACACCCTGACCTACACGCCGGCCACCCCCGAGGATCTCAACGAGACCGTCCGCCTGGTCGAGGCCGAGGGCCGCAAGATACTGGCCCGCGAAACCGACATCCGTGACGACGCCGCGCTGCGGCAACTGGTGGCCGACGGCGTCGAACAATTCGGCCGGCTCGACATCCTGGTGGCCAACGCCGGGGTGTTGGGCTGGGGCCGGGTGTGGGAGCTCACCGACGAGCAGTGGGACACGGTGATTGGGGTCAACCTGACCGGCACCTGGCGCACCCTGCGCGCCACCATTCCCGCGATGATCGAGGCCGGCAACGGCGGTTCCATCGTGGTCGTCAGCTCGTCGGCGGGCCTGAAGGCCACCCCGGGCAACGGCCACTATGCGGCCAGCAAGCAGGGACTTACCGCGCTGACCAACACGCTCGCGATCGAGCTCGGCGAATACGACATCCGCGTCAACTCCATCCACCCCTACTCGGTCGACACCCCGATGATCGAGCCGGAGGCGATGATGCAGATATTCGCCAAGCATCCCCGTTTTGTGCACAGCTTCCCGCCAATGCCGTTGCAGTACAAGGGGTTCATGACACCCGATGAGGTGTCCGACGTCGTGGTCTGGTTGGCTGGCGACGGCTCGGGCACTCTGTCGGGCACGCAGATTCCCGTGGATAAGGGTGCCCTAAAGTACTGACGGGTCGTCATGCTATGAACTCCACGTGAGCAACAACGGGATCGTGATCGTGGGTGGCGGCCTTGCCGCCGCACGGACCGCCGAACAGCTGCGTCGATCGGAATACGCCGGTCGCATCACGATCGTCAGCGACGAGGCGCACCTGCCCTACGACCGCCCGCCGCTGTCCAAGGAGGTGCTGCGCAAGGAGGTCGACGACGTGGCCCTCAAACCGCGCGGGTGGTACGACGAGAAGGACATCACCCTGCGACTGGGTTCGGCCGCCACCCGTGTCGACACCGCCGGGCGGACGGTGACCCTCGACGACGGAACCGTGCTCGGCTACGACCAGCTCGTCATCGCGACAGGGCTGGTGCCGCGGCGCATTCCGGCGTTCCCGGATCTCGAGGGCATTCGGGTGCTGCGCTCGTTCGACGAGAGTCTGGCGCTGCGCGAGCACGCGTCGGCCGCACGGCGCGCGGTCGTCATCGGCGCCGGTTTTATCGGTTGCGAGGTGGCGGCCAGCCTGCGCGGCCTGGGCGTGGACGTCGTGCTGGTCGAGCCGCAGCCGACCCCGCTGGCATCGGTGCTCGGCGAGCGGATCGGCGAGCTGGTGGCGCGGCTGCACCGCGCCGAAGGCGTCGACGTCCGCCTGGGTGTCAGCGTGGCTGAGGTGCGCGGCGAAGGGCGCGTCGACACCGTGGTGCTCACCGACGGCACGGAGCTGACGGCCGACCTGGTCGTCGTCGGCATCGGATCGCGGCCGGCCACCGCATGGCTGGACGGCAGCGGCGTCGATATCGACAGTGTCGATAGTGGCGTCGTCTGCGACGAAGCGGGGCGCACCAGCGCGCCGAACGTGTGGGCGGTGGGCGACGTCGCCTCCTGGCGTGATTCGACGGGACACCAAGCGCGCGTGGAACATTGGAGCAACGTCGCCGACCAGGCCCGCGTCATGGTGCCCGCGATGCTCGGGCAGGACGCGCCCCCGGCCGTCGTCGTCCCCTATTTCTGGAGCGACCAATACGACGTCAAGATCCAGTGCCTGGGCGAGCCGGAGGCCACCGACATCGTGCACCTGGTCGAGGACGACGGCCGCAAGTTCCTGGCCTATTACGAGCGCGACGGGGTGCTGGTCGGCGTGGTCGGCGGCGGGGTGCCCGGCAAGGTGATGAGGGTTCGCGCGAAAATCGCCGCGGCCACGCCCATTTCGGAGATCTTGGGCTGACCGGCCGCCGCATGCCCGAGAACTCGTGGTCCGATGACGACGGCGGACGTTCGTACCTGCGGGCGCTGCCGGTGTTGGCGGGCCTGAGCCCGGAGTTCGACGCCGACGCGGTTCCCGGCGATCCGGTTCGTCTGTTTGCGGCCTGGCTGCAGCAGGCGGTGAAGGCGGGCGTGCCCGAACCGCACGCCATGACCCTGTCGACGGTGGACGCGCAGGGCATGCCGCGGGCGCGGGTATTGATCCTCAAAGCCGCCGACGAGCGCGGCTGGCACTTTGCGGTCAGCTCGGTGAGCCAGAAGGGCCGTGACTTGGCCGCGAACCCGGCCGCGGCGTTGACCTTCTACTGGCCCGCGTTGGTCCGCCAGGTGCGGATCGTGGGCGCCGTCGTCGGTGACGGTGTCCAGGCGAGTGCCGACGATTTTCGGGCGCGGTCGCT
The nucleotide sequence above comes from Mycobacterium malmoense. Encoded proteins:
- a CDS encoding mycofactocin-coupled SDR family oxidoreductase; amino-acid sequence: MAAQGGSLQGRVAFVTGAARAQGRSHAVRLAREGADVIALDICAPASDTLTYTPATPEDLNETVRLVEAEGRKILARETDIRDDAALRQLVADGVEQFGRLDILVANAGVLGWGRVWELTDEQWDTVIGVNLTGTWRTLRATIPAMIEAGNGGSIVVVSSSAGLKATPGNGHYAASKQGLTALTNTLAIELGEYDIRVNSIHPYSVDTPMIEPEAMMQIFAKHPRFVHSFPPMPLQYKGFMTPDEVSDVVVWLAGDGSGTLSGTQIPVDKGALKY
- a CDS encoding NAD(P)/FAD-dependent oxidoreductase — protein: MSNNGIVIVGGGLAAARTAEQLRRSEYAGRITIVSDEAHLPYDRPPLSKEVLRKEVDDVALKPRGWYDEKDITLRLGSAATRVDTAGRTVTLDDGTVLGYDQLVIATGLVPRRIPAFPDLEGIRVLRSFDESLALREHASAARRAVVIGAGFIGCEVAASLRGLGVDVVLVEPQPTPLASVLGERIGELVARLHRAEGVDVRLGVSVAEVRGEGRVDTVVLTDGTELTADLVVVGIGSRPATAWLDGSGVDIDSVDSGVVCDEAGRTSAPNVWAVGDVASWRDSTGHQARVEHWSNVADQARVMVPAMLGQDAPPAVVVPYFWSDQYDVKIQCLGEPEATDIVHLVEDDGRKFLAYYERDGVLVGVVGGGVPGKVMRVRAKIAAATPISEILG
- the tuf gene encoding elongation factor Tu, with protein sequence MAKAKFQRTKPHVNIGTIGHVDHGKTTLTAAITKVLHDKFPDLNESKAFDQIDNAPEERQRGITINIAHVEYQTDKRHYAHVDAPGHADYIKNMITGAAQMDGAILVVAATDGPMPQTREHVLLARQVGVPYILVALNKADAVDDEELLELVELEVRELLAAQEFDEDAPVVRVSALKALEGDAKWVASVEELMNAVDESIPDPVRDTDKPFLMPVEDVFTITGRGTVVTGRVERGVINVNEEVEIVGIKPTSTKTTVTGVEMFRKLLDQGQAGDNVGLLLRGVKREDVERGQVVTKPGTTTPHTEFEGQVYILSKDEGGRHTPFFNNYRPQFYFRTTDVTGVVTLPEGTEMVMPGDNTNISVKLIQPVAMDEGLRFAIREGGRTVGAGRVTKIIK
- the fusA gene encoding elongation factor G; translation: MAQKDVLTDLSKVRNFGIMAHIDAGKTTTTERILYYTGINYKIGEVHDGAATMDWMEQEQERGITITSAATTTFWKGNQLNIIDTPGHVDFTVEVERNLRVLDGAVAVFDGKEGVEPQSEQVWRQADKYDVPRICFVNKMDKVGADFYFSVRTMEERLGANAVPIQLPIGSESDFEGVIDLVEMNAKVWRGETKLGETYDTVEIPSDLVELAEEYRTKLLEIVAETDEELLEKYLGGEELTVEEIKGAIRKLTISSEIYPVLCGSAFKNKGVQPMLDAVVDYLPSPLDVPPAVGHVPGKEDEEVVRHATTDEPFSALAFKIATHPFFGKLTYIRVYSGKVDSGAQVINATKGKKERLGKLFQMHSNKENPVETASAGHIYAVIGLKDTTTGDTLSDPNHQIVLESMTFPDPVIEVAIEPKTKSDQEKLSLSIQKLAEEDPTFKVHLDSETGQTVIGGMGELHLDILVDRMRREFKVEANVGKPQVAYKETIRRKVEHVEYTHKKQTGGSGQFAKVIIALEPFTGEDGATYEFENKVTGGRVPREYIPSVDAGAQDAMQYGVLAGYPLVNLKVTLEDGAFHEVDSSEMAFKIAGSHVLKKAAAQAQPVILEPIMAVEVTTPEDYMGDVIGDLNSRRGQIQAMEERAGARVVKAHVPLSEMFGYVGDLRSKTQGRANYSMVFDSYAEVPVNVSKEIIAKATGQ
- a CDS encoding pyridoxine/pyridoxamine 5'-phosphate oxidase → MPENSWSDDDGGRSYLRALPVLAGLSPEFDADAVPGDPVRLFAAWLQQAVKAGVPEPHAMTLSTVDAQGMPRARVLILKAADERGWHFAVSSVSQKGRDLAANPAAALTFYWPALVRQVRIVGAVVGDGVQASADDFRARSLGSRAMALTLRQSQPLCDDAELDAEIDKAHRKLDDDPGLVPDEWVSYAVWPSEVEFWQGSPDRRHRRLSYQRAGDGWERTLLWP